In Moorena sp. SIOASIH, the following proteins share a genomic window:
- a CDS encoding roadblock/LC7 domain-containing protein — protein sequence MTINTAKLETIIQNFVTSTSEVQGAALVSPDGLPIASSLPSEMDEERVSAMSAAMLSLGERIGSELSRGILDRIFVEGNKGYGILTNCGEYAVLLVLATKAAKQGVLMLEIKRVIPELKAALEPHHSIPGIYETKL from the coding sequence ATGACCATTAATACCGCCAAGCTGGAGACCATTATCCAAAATTTTGTTACCAGCACCAGTGAGGTTCAAGGAGCTGCTTTAGTTTCTCCTGATGGACTGCCTATAGCATCCAGTTTACCGAGCGAGATGGATGAAGAACGAGTATCAGCCATGTCAGCTGCTATGTTATCCCTAGGTGAACGGATTGGCTCGGAATTGTCCAGAGGCATTCTAGACCGCATCTTCGTAGAAGGTAATAAAGGTTATGGCATACTAACCAACTGTGGCGAGTATGCTGTTCTATTAGTCTTAGCCACCAAGGCAGCTAAACAGGGGGTGCTGATGCTGGAAATCAAGCGGGTGATTCCAGAGTTGAAGGCAGCCTTAGAGCCTCACCATTCCATACCAGGAATTTATGAAACAAAACTCTAG
- a CDS encoding DUF4388 domain-containing protein, translated as MAITSSLAEFSLPELFQFLDQGNKTGLLTLRFKLSRHSQEIKARHILLRQGRILAVSHRLDNQCLLKMMCQRGWLSPEVINEQVNRCPANKPIGLYLKTKGFLHPEQLRLLFHAQVLRSVCGLFRLKDAKFRFDSKATLPTIEMTGLSISATKATLIGLRALPDWTGLADKLPETSSALSRAMVGHRQLGLDPMEAAVWKLANGSIPLTDIATRLGKSLETVQQISFRLISVGLVAEVPMLTSYQQNYWQSQGLEPVAVGANRTEEDNPQELSNRFVQHLLGFLRR; from the coding sequence ATGGCTATCACGAGTTCTTTAGCGGAATTTTCCCTCCCAGAATTGTTTCAGTTCCTCGATCAAGGAAACAAAACTGGATTACTAACCCTCCGATTCAAGCTCAGTAGACATAGTCAAGAAATAAAAGCTCGACATATTCTACTGCGCCAAGGTCGGATCTTGGCAGTTAGCCATCGTCTGGATAACCAATGCCTACTCAAAATGATGTGTCAGCGGGGTTGGCTGAGCCCTGAGGTAATCAATGAACAGGTAAACCGATGTCCGGCGAATAAACCCATTGGTCTGTACTTGAAGACTAAGGGATTTCTGCATCCAGAGCAGTTGAGACTACTATTTCATGCCCAGGTGCTACGCTCAGTTTGTGGCTTATTCCGGCTCAAAGATGCTAAATTTAGGTTTGACTCTAAGGCAACCTTGCCCACGATAGAAATGACGGGTTTAAGCATCTCAGCTACCAAAGCAACTCTGATTGGTCTGCGAGCTTTACCAGATTGGACTGGATTAGCAGACAAGCTACCCGAGACAAGCTCAGCACTATCTAGGGCGATGGTCGGTCATCGCCAGTTAGGGCTAGACCCAATGGAAGCTGCAGTTTGGAAATTAGCCAATGGGTCAATTCCCCTGACTGATATTGCTACTCGGTTGGGCAAGTCTCTGGAAACGGTTCAACAGATATCCTTCCGGCTGATTAGCGTGGGTTTAGTCGCAGAAGTGCCTATGCTTACTTCATATCAACAGAACTATTGGCAATCACAGGGATTAGAGCCAGTGGCCGTTGGGGCAAATCGAACTGAGGAGGACAATCCTCAAGAGCTGAGCAATCGCTTTGTGCAACACTTACTTGGTTTCTTAAGGAGGTAA
- a CDS encoding ATP/GTP-binding protein — protein sequence MRLVVTGAVGAGKSSFIRSVSEIDVVDTDCLATDVTTKIKQKTTVAMDFGRLQFARDMALHLYGTPGQSRFDFMWDILIRKAHAYILLVDAHRPGQFSSSRRLLSFMQQRVKIPLVIGLTHVDCDGAWSEEDVAIALGFVDESNRPPMVSLNANQRDSVIQALIVLVQYFIKCDISHTHPNG from the coding sequence ATGCGTCTAGTTGTCACCGGTGCCGTGGGTGCTGGAAAATCCTCTTTCATTCGCTCGGTTAGCGAAATCGATGTAGTGGATACAGATTGCCTAGCAACGGACGTGACAACTAAAATTAAGCAAAAAACTACAGTAGCGATGGACTTTGGGCGTTTGCAATTTGCTCGAGATATGGCGCTACATTTATATGGTACTCCAGGACAGTCTCGCTTTGATTTCATGTGGGATATCCTGATTCGGAAAGCGCATGCTTACATACTCCTTGTTGATGCCCATCGTCCCGGTCAGTTTAGCTCTTCCCGTCGCCTGCTCAGTTTTATGCAACAGCGTGTAAAAATTCCCCTAGTGATTGGTCTAACCCATGTCGATTGTGATGGAGCTTGGTCAGAAGAGGATGTAGCGATCGCATTGGGCTTTGTGGATGAAAGCAATCGACCCCCGATGGTCAGCCTCAATGCCAATCAACGAGATTCTGTGATTCAAGCATTAATAGTGCTAGTACAATATTTCATTAAATGTGACATATCCCACACTCACCCTAATGGGTAG
- a CDS encoding transposase — protein sequence MIVREAKLLNGSLAQYQALDEAIRTAQFVRNKAVRLWRDEPLVNKGRLSLLCKELAHAQEYPWVKKLNSMARQASAERAWNSISSFYRRCREGAKKKGYPQFKKHSRNGFADAARTVEYKTTGWKLSEDCLTINFTDGFQAGRFSLFCNHETREDLFRLKINRVRVVRRVDGYYAQFCFDANRKEKGNYTGNVIGIDLGLKYFYKDKNDNAAIYPKYLRRAEKRIKKLQRRLSRKFVKGNKPQSNNYHKARIRLGLAHLKVQRQRKDWAVKLARCVVHSNDVVVYEDLKIKNLVKNHHLAKSISDASWYQFTQWLDYFGKVWDKTVIAVAPNYTSQDCSNCGHRVKKSLSTRTHQCQRCHTEICRDTNAALNILKKGMNILGVEYNSGATPHGFPEKGERAPREYPGALGNCWETGNAWGEFNRC from the coding sequence ATGATAGTTAGAGAAGCTAAACTGTTAAACGGGTCCCTAGCCCAATACCAAGCCTTAGATGAAGCCATAAGAACTGCTCAATTTGTTAGAAATAAAGCAGTCAGATTATGGAGAGACGAACCATTAGTCAACAAAGGTCGTCTGTCTCTGCTATGCAAAGAACTTGCACATGCTCAAGAGTATCCTTGGGTTAAGAAATTAAACTCAATGGCACGTCAGGCATCAGCAGAAAGGGCTTGGAATTCTATCTCTAGTTTCTATCGTCGTTGTAGAGAGGGTGCTAAGAAAAAGGGTTATCCTCAGTTCAAAAAACACTCTCGTAACGGCTTTGCCGACGCTGCGCGAACGGTTGAGTATAAAACCACAGGCTGGAAACTGTCAGAGGACTGTTTAACTATTAACTTCACCGATGGATTTCAGGCAGGTCGGTTCTCATTGTTTTGTAACCATGAGACAAGAGAGGACTTGTTTAGGCTTAAAATTAATCGGGTGCGAGTAGTGAGAAGGGTTGACGGTTATTATGCTCAATTCTGTTTTGATGCTAACCGTAAAGAGAAAGGGAATTATACCGGAAATGTGATCGGTATTGATTTAGGTTTGAAGTATTTCTACAAAGACAAAAATGACAATGCTGCTATATATCCCAAGTATCTCAGGCGAGCTGAAAAGAGAATTAAAAAGCTACAGCGGAGATTATCTAGAAAGTTTGTGAAAGGTAATAAACCTCAATCAAACAACTACCACAAAGCCAGAATTAGACTTGGGTTAGCTCATCTGAAGGTTCAAAGACAGCGTAAAGACTGGGCGGTTAAGTTAGCCCGGTGCGTAGTCCACTCTAACGATGTGGTTGTCTATGAAGACCTGAAAATTAAAAATCTGGTCAAGAACCATCATTTAGCTAAGTCGATTTCTGATGCGAGTTGGTATCAATTCACTCAATGGTTAGACTACTTTGGAAAAGTTTGGGATAAGACAGTGATAGCTGTTGCACCTAACTACACATCTCAAGATTGCTCAAATTGTGGTCATCGAGTGAAGAAATCTCTCAGCACTAGAACTCATCAATGTCAACGTTGTCACACAGAAATCTGTCGTGATACTAATGCTGCTCTCAATATTTTAAAGAAGGGGATGAATATTCTAGGTGTTGAGTATAACAGCGGTGCGACCCCGCACGGGTTCCCCGAGAAGGGTGAACGCGCACCAAGAGAGTACCCAGGGGCACTGGGAAACTGCTGGGAAACCGGGAACGCTTGGGGAGAGTTCAACCGCTGTTGA
- a CDS encoding response regulator produces MRLLLVEDDNALALTLSKVLREQNYIVNIAGDGEEAWDYAQAFTYDLIVLEVDLPKIDGISLCDGISLCKRLRKANYDRRILLLLSQAATAEQVKLNAGADDYIVKPFTAKDLLTRIRTLLPHHSVSGLRLLEWGDVCLDPITCEVTYKGQLLHLSPKEYGLLELFLSHPRRVFSQSFILGHLWSFEDPPSPETVRAHVKGLRRKLKSVEADDMIETVYGMGYRLKSLPRSKRKKLKPTPTRFNQPWERSKGTMWRQFATVEQAVNALEAGHLTEELRKQAQQQVHKLVRALDKFGLVEGSRLAQTIEYWLQEVSITKTRNSGKRRYRSRRRNYDNQIELPSPQLQQLTSPTNIQNLASLVALLSEELQQPPSPFSGDVSSELEDNPTITVLKDSELTEDYRSEPLAPDQFPKKLPLILVIDGEVQLTQQLEREAVNWDMQVKVVLDPREARVVMDQEIPDVVLLDLMFPNYPEVGMALLKYFQNQYPQIPVIVSTQQNRFSDRVEVARQGGRAFLSKPVTPIQLLETVEDVLNQARPSTAKVLAVDDDPLVLESIRHFLQPLGVQITTLEEPDQFWEQLEAIGPDLLILDLDMPQFNGIELCQVVRTDRIWHGLPILLLCEHQDSETIHRIYEAGADDYIFKPITKSELVTRVFHRLERTKLLRSLGETDQLTGVANRRQSTIEFNRLLRLSQRYHQPLCYALLDLNNLKQVNEQYGHVMGDRMLRRLGQILRQKFRSEDIVARWGGKEFFIGMYGLNRQAGVRRLQEILETVREEFFVVESSQEDDCELVQVTFSAGVAGYPEDGTDIESLYRAADQAIERAKATGQDCVFPAQSLVGNISQ; encoded by the coding sequence ATGAGACTTTTGCTGGTAGAGGATGACAATGCTCTAGCTCTAACCTTGAGTAAAGTGTTGAGAGAGCAGAATTATATTGTAAATATTGCTGGAGATGGGGAAGAGGCTTGGGACTATGCTCAAGCCTTTACCTATGACCTGATTGTGCTGGAAGTGGATTTACCCAAGATCGATGGTATCAGCTTGTGTGATGGTATCAGCTTGTGTAAGCGACTACGGAAGGCAAACTATGATAGACGGATTTTGCTGTTGCTTTCTCAAGCAGCTACTGCTGAGCAAGTCAAGCTTAATGCTGGGGCTGATGATTATATTGTTAAACCCTTCACAGCCAAGGATCTGTTGACTCGAATTAGGACATTACTGCCTCACCACAGTGTTTCTGGATTAAGGCTACTGGAATGGGGTGATGTCTGCCTAGACCCGATTACCTGTGAAGTAACTTATAAAGGTCAACTGCTCCATCTCTCACCAAAGGAATACGGTCTTCTAGAACTATTCTTGAGCCATCCGCGCCGAGTATTTAGTCAGAGTTTCATTCTCGGACATCTGTGGTCATTTGAAGACCCTCCTTCACCAGAAACAGTTAGGGCACATGTTAAGGGGTTAAGGCGCAAGCTCAAGAGTGTTGAAGCTGATGATATGATAGAAACTGTCTATGGTATGGGCTATCGCCTCAAGAGCTTACCGAGGAGCAAGAGAAAGAAACTCAAACCAACCCCAACCAGGTTCAATCAGCCTTGGGAGCGTTCTAAAGGAACCATGTGGCGTCAGTTTGCCACTGTAGAACAGGCGGTTAATGCTCTCGAAGCCGGACATCTTACTGAGGAGCTGCGAAAACAAGCCCAGCAGCAAGTCCACAAGCTAGTTAGAGCTTTAGATAAGTTTGGCTTAGTGGAAGGATCACGGCTAGCCCAAACTATTGAGTACTGGCTACAGGAAGTCAGTATAACCAAGACAAGGAACTCCGGTAAACGTAGATATCGGTCAAGACGCAGGAACTATGACAACCAAATAGAATTGCCTAGTCCTCAATTACAGCAGCTAACCTCCCCAACTAATATTCAAAATCTGGCATCTTTGGTAGCACTTCTGTCTGAAGAACTCCAGCAACCTCCATCACCATTCTCTGGTGATGTCAGTAGTGAGTTGGAAGATAATCCTACCATTACTGTATTAAAAGACTCTGAACTAACCGAGGATTATAGATCAGAACCCCTGGCACCCGACCAATTCCCAAAAAAGCTTCCCTTGATTTTAGTTATCGATGGAGAGGTGCAACTGACACAACAGTTGGAAAGAGAAGCAGTGAATTGGGATATGCAAGTAAAAGTTGTCCTAGATCCCAGGGAAGCCAGAGTTGTCATGGATCAAGAAATACCTGATGTTGTTCTACTGGACTTGATGTTTCCCAATTATCCAGAGGTCGGAATGGCACTCCTAAAATATTTCCAGAACCAATACCCCCAAATCCCAGTAATCGTTTCTACACAGCAAAATCGGTTTAGCGATCGCGTTGAGGTTGCTCGTCAGGGAGGACGGGCGTTTTTATCCAAACCCGTTACCCCAATACAGTTACTCGAAACCGTTGAAGATGTCTTAAATCAAGCTAGACCTTCCACCGCCAAAGTCCTGGCAGTAGACGATGATCCCCTAGTGCTCGAAAGTATACGACACTTCCTACAACCTTTAGGAGTGCAGATTACTACCTTAGAAGAACCCGATCAATTTTGGGAACAGCTCGAAGCGATAGGACCTGATCTACTGATCTTGGATTTAGACATGCCCCAATTCAATGGGATTGAACTGTGCCAAGTTGTGCGCACTGATCGCATCTGGCATGGATTACCTATCCTATTGCTTTGTGAACACCAAGACTCTGAAACAATTCACCGCATTTATGAAGCTGGAGCTGATGACTATATCTTTAAACCGATAACAAAATCCGAGTTAGTCACCCGTGTTTTCCATCGTCTAGAGCGTACCAAACTGCTCCGTAGTTTAGGAGAAACTGACCAATTAACTGGTGTGGCTAATCGTCGTCAATCTACCATAGAATTCAACCGATTACTGCGCTTATCCCAACGCTACCATCAGCCTCTTTGCTATGCCTTATTGGATTTAAACAACTTAAAGCAGGTGAATGAGCAATATGGTCATGTGATGGGAGATAGAATGCTTAGGCGGTTGGGCCAAATCTTGCGGCAAAAGTTTCGCAGCGAGGATATAGTTGCCCGCTGGGGAGGTAAGGAGTTCTTCATCGGCATGTATGGTCTCAATCGACAGGCTGGGGTCAGAAGGCTCCAAGAAATTTTGGAGACTGTTCGTGAAGAATTTTTTGTCGTAGAGTCTTCACAAGAAGATGACTGTGAGCTAGTGCAGGTAACATTTAGTGCTGGGGTGGCAGGGTACCCTGAGGATGGCACAGACATCGAAAGTCTCTATCGAGCCGCTGATCAGGCTATTGAGCGAGCTAAAGCCACTGGTCAAGATTGTGTATTCCCAGCTCAATCCCTAGTTGGAAACATCAGTCAATAG
- a CDS encoding DUF4388 domain-containing protein — protein MSVTGHLTDISLPEVFQFIAQGQKTGLLRLLPLPRNQATPRRTHYIWVYQGHLVAAADRLDNQGLVSLIVKHCGVSERVIAKLAQLCAIDKPLGLCLKTQGALQGEQLKQLFRMQILQHVCALFQLRDGEFNFEQNVPIPTREMTGLSMPTKIAMLKGLRSLRNWQALADKLPDPNGGLVSINGGQPKYSLDSIEWQVWEYTNGNVSLKRIARQLRVPVEKVQQVAFRLITTGLVEEVPLLVSNLCDLSTLT, from the coding sequence ATGTCTGTTACAGGCCATTTAACCGATATTTCCCTACCAGAAGTGTTTCAGTTTATCGCCCAGGGACAAAAAACTGGTTTGCTGAGGTTGCTTCCCTTGCCAAGAAACCAAGCAACCCCTAGGAGGACTCATTATATTTGGGTGTATCAGGGTCACCTGGTGGCAGCTGCAGATCGGTTAGACAATCAAGGTTTGGTATCGCTGATTGTTAAACACTGCGGGGTTAGCGAGCGGGTAATTGCTAAGTTGGCTCAGCTGTGTGCCATAGATAAACCTCTGGGTTTATGCCTCAAAACTCAGGGTGCTTTACAAGGTGAGCAATTAAAACAGCTATTTCGAATGCAAATTTTACAGCATGTGTGTGCTTTGTTTCAGCTCCGAGATGGTGAGTTTAACTTTGAACAGAATGTACCCATACCAACACGAGAAATGACGGGTTTGAGTATGCCAACAAAAATAGCTATGTTGAAGGGATTGCGATCGCTCCGCAACTGGCAAGCTCTGGCAGATAAATTACCTGACCCCAATGGCGGTTTAGTCAGTATCAACGGTGGTCAACCTAAATACAGTTTGGACTCTATAGAGTGGCAAGTTTGGGAGTACACCAATGGTAATGTTTCTCTCAAGAGAATTGCACGGCAACTGAGAGTACCAGTAGAAAAAGTACAACAAGTTGCTTTTAGACTAATCACAACAGGTTTAGTAGAAGAAGTTCCCTTATTGGTTAGCAACTTATGTGACCTATCTACATTGACCTGA
- a CDS encoding DUF4388 domain-containing protein, protein MSLNGYLSDLYLPELFQFLEKGKKTGWLRITALPRVSGYRRPVHHIWVYQGRIVAAANRLDHQGLIVLIAQHQWVKHSIVNTLAQSCTPNQPLGLCLQSQGILQTAQLKWLFQIQIQRQVCPLFELKDGRFKFEQNVPIPTLEMTGLSIPATEATLIGLRELQHWEALAEQLPDPDWGLVSTICDPPQSHYRLNVLECKVWNYTTGKVSLKAIAKQLKLPVAQVRQIAFRLITVGLAQARPLLKDTSPPNLDKSRQNQIALDKQKYPFLSFRRNSSHVRNQ, encoded by the coding sequence ATGTCCCTTAATGGTTACCTAAGCGACTTATACCTGCCAGAACTTTTTCAGTTTTTAGAGAAAGGAAAGAAAACTGGTTGGCTGAGAATTACTGCCTTACCCAGAGTTTCTGGATACCGGCGACCAGTTCATCACATTTGGGTGTATCAGGGTCGGATTGTAGCAGCAGCTAATCGATTAGACCATCAGGGTTTAATTGTCCTGATTGCTCAACATCAGTGGGTTAAACACAGTATAGTCAATACACTCGCTCAGTCATGTACTCCCAATCAGCCACTGGGTTTATGCCTCCAAAGTCAAGGTATTTTACAAACTGCACAACTAAAATGGTTGTTTCAGATTCAAATACAACGGCAAGTGTGTCCTTTGTTTGAACTCAAAGATGGTCGATTTAAATTCGAGCAGAACGTGCCGATCCCAACCCTGGAAATGACCGGTTTAAGTATACCGGCAACAGAAGCAACATTGATCGGGTTAAGGGAACTGCAGCACTGGGAGGCTTTGGCTGAGCAATTGCCTGACCCTGATTGGGGTTTAGTCAGTACCATCTGCGATCCACCCCAATCCCATTATCGACTCAACGTTTTAGAATGCAAAGTGTGGAATTATACAACAGGCAAAGTTTCTCTCAAAGCGATCGCAAAGCAGCTGAAACTACCAGTCGCACAAGTACGGCAGATTGCGTTTAGGTTAATCACAGTGGGTCTTGCACAAGCAAGACCCTTGTTGAAGGATACTTCTCCTCCAAACTTGGACAAATCTCGACAAAACCAGATTGCTCTCGACAAACAAAAATATCCATTTCTTAGCTTCCGCCGCAATTCATCCCACGTCCGAAATCAGTAG
- a CDS encoding sporulation/spore germination protein: MKSFQHYLAPVAIGAIVVGFSSYGLVSDNNPGSQKTPVGNLSPEPATEVSSTTGVAPTNTTLPNITLPTEETQPETKDAKVALEATVSQGSNNSNQANAVILNVYRADSQCQSLVSEQVAVPVVNPVNTVIGKVLETGNSSDFNVSGYRVKVNANTGVATVDLRLSPDSQRQFVSLSTCEQFALFGSLRKTLTANSQLNIKDVRFTEQGEDIYL; this comes from the coding sequence ATGAAAAGTTTTCAACACTATCTAGCTCCTGTTGCGATTGGAGCAATTGTCGTTGGTTTCAGTAGCTATGGTTTGGTGAGTGATAACAATCCCGGTTCCCAGAAAACTCCTGTAGGGAATCTATCGCCTGAACCAGCCACCGAGGTTAGCTCTACCACTGGTGTAGCACCGACTAATACTACTCTACCTAACATTACTCTACCTACCGAAGAAACTCAACCAGAAACCAAGGATGCTAAGGTGGCGCTTGAGGCTACAGTCAGCCAAGGCAGTAATAATAGCAATCAAGCTAACGCAGTAATTCTTAATGTCTATCGGGCTGACAGTCAGTGTCAGTCTCTGGTATCTGAACAGGTAGCTGTACCAGTAGTAAATCCAGTAAATACAGTGATAGGAAAAGTTTTAGAGACTGGTAACTCCAGTGACTTTAATGTATCGGGATACCGTGTCAAGGTCAATGCCAATACTGGTGTAGCTACCGTCGATTTGCGCCTATCACCAGATTCCCAGCGGCAGTTTGTCTCCCTCTCCACTTGTGAGCAATTTGCCCTTTTCGGTAGTTTGCGTAAAACTCTTACTGCTAACTCTCAGTTGAATATTAAAGATGTTCGCTTCACAGAGCAAGGAGAAGATATTTATCTTTGA
- a CDS encoding NAD(P)/FAD-dependent oxidoreductase encodes MTKQPARICILGGGFGGLYTALRLSQLPWEKPQQPEIVLVDQNDRFLFSPLLYELITSELQTWEIAPPYEELLANTGVRFTQAAVAGIDVEQQRLQLETGAEFQYDRLVLALGGETPLEQVPGVAEYAIPFRTITDAYQLEERLRILEESDTDKIRIAIVGAGYSGVELACHLAERLGERGRLRLIELGDVILRTSTDFNREAARKALNEQKVWIDLETSVESIGPDTISLLYKGQVDTIPVDLVLWTVGTRVTPVVRSLPLKQNHRGQLITSQRLQVVDHPEIFALGDLADCRDADNQPVPNTAQSAFQQADYVGWNVWASLTGRPLLPFRYQQLGEMMTLGKDNATLTGLGVKLDGPLAHIVRRLAYLYRMPTIEHQLKVGMNWITRPLTDLLSGT; translated from the coding sequence ATGACTAAACAACCAGCCCGAATCTGCATTCTCGGTGGAGGCTTTGGGGGTCTCTATACAGCCCTACGCTTAAGCCAGCTGCCTTGGGAAAAGCCCCAACAACCAGAAATTGTCTTGGTTGATCAAAATGATCGGTTCTTATTTTCACCGCTGTTGTATGAACTGATCACCAGCGAACTACAAACCTGGGAAATTGCTCCACCCTATGAAGAATTGTTAGCAAACACAGGTGTACGGTTTACTCAGGCAGCGGTAGCAGGCATTGATGTAGAACAGCAGCGGCTACAGCTAGAGACTGGAGCGGAATTTCAGTATGATCGCCTGGTGTTAGCCCTAGGTGGAGAAACCCCCCTAGAGCAGGTGCCTGGGGTGGCTGAGTATGCTATCCCGTTCCGCACTATTACTGATGCCTATCAGCTGGAAGAACGGCTACGGATTTTGGAAGAATCCGATACAGATAAAATCCGGATCGCTATAGTTGGTGCAGGTTACTCTGGTGTAGAACTAGCTTGCCATCTAGCCGAACGCTTAGGAGAGCGAGGAAGGTTGCGGTTGATTGAACTCGGTGATGTGATTCTAAGAACATCAACGGACTTTAACCGAGAGGCAGCACGCAAAGCTTTGAATGAACAAAAGGTCTGGATTGATTTGGAAACCAGTGTTGAGTCCATTGGACCTGACACCATTTCTCTGTTGTATAAAGGACAGGTGGATACTATTCCGGTAGATTTGGTGCTATGGACAGTAGGCACAAGAGTCACACCAGTGGTGCGATCGCTTCCGCTCAAACAAAACCACCGTGGTCAGCTGATCACCAGCCAAAGGTTACAAGTGGTTGACCATCCCGAAATTTTTGCCCTAGGTGATCTAGCCGATTGCCGAGATGCTGATAATCAACCAGTTCCCAATACAGCTCAATCCGCTTTTCAGCAAGCTGATTATGTGGGTTGGAATGTCTGGGCTTCTTTAACTGGGCGTCCCCTGCTCCCCTTCCGTTACCAGCAGTTGGGAGAGATGATGACTTTGGGGAAAGACAATGCAACTCTTACTGGTTTAGGTGTCAAGCTGGATGGTCCTTTAGCCCACATAGTGCGGCGACTTGCCTATCTTTATCGGATGCCAACTATAGAGCACCAACTGAAAGTTGGCATGAACTGGATTACTCGACCATTAACTGATCTTCTGTCTGGAACATAA
- a CDS encoding HAD family hydrolase, with translation MEKPRVIFLDAVGTLFGVQGSVGEVYSAIANQFGVTVPASALDKAFVKAFASAEPAVFPETDPEEIPQREFEWWWVIASRTFEQVGVLDQFTDFIDFFDELYAHFATGQPWFIYPDVIPALKAWRHIGIELGVVSNFDSRLHLVLKALKLEEFFSSITISTQTGFAKPDPQIFAAALQKHHCSAQEAFHIGDSFQQDYQGAQAAGLRAFLIKRKPMT, from the coding sequence ATGGAAAAACCGCGAGTAATTTTTCTAGATGCTGTCGGTACCCTATTTGGTGTTCAAGGGAGTGTAGGGGAAGTTTATAGTGCGATCGCTAATCAATTTGGGGTTACAGTACCTGCTTCAGCTTTGGACAAAGCCTTTGTCAAAGCCTTCGCCTCAGCAGAACCAGCGGTTTTTCCAGAAACAGATCCTGAAGAAATTCCCCAGCGAGAATTTGAATGGTGGTGGGTGATTGCCTCCCGCACCTTTGAACAAGTTGGTGTACTTGACCAGTTCACCGATTTCATTGATTTTTTTGACGAACTCTATGCCCACTTTGCCACTGGTCAACCTTGGTTCATCTATCCGGATGTTATCCCAGCGCTGAAAGCATGGCGGCATATTGGTATTGAGTTGGGTGTCGTATCAAATTTTGATTCCCGTCTCCATCTTGTCTTAAAAGCTCTAAAATTAGAAGAATTTTTCTCCTCCATCACAATTTCTACCCAAACTGGCTTTGCCAAGCCTGATCCACAGATTTTTGCTGCTGCTTTACAAAAACATCACTGTAGTGCTCAGGAGGCTTTTCATATTGGCGATAGTTTTCAACAAGACTATCAGGGTGCTCAGGCAGCTGGCTTGAGAGCATTTTTGATTAAACGCAAACCAATGACTTAA
- the miaE gene encoding tRNA isopentenyl-2-thiomethyl-A-37 hydroxylase MiaE, with translation MSSSALPLINTLKHPTSQAWIEQALANLDVILLDHSHCERKAAGVALNLMFRYPSYSKLVRQLTVIAREELEHFEQVNQWLERRSIPLGPLSSPPYGAGLKAQIRRNEPQRLLDSLLVAGLIEARSHERLGLLATHCCDPSLAKFYHSLMASEARHYGVYWVLADTYFERVLVAQRLDELAVKESELLVTLYPEPRIHS, from the coding sequence GTGTCTTCTTCTGCTCTGCCTTTGATTAATACCCTGAAACACCCTACTAGCCAGGCTTGGATCGAGCAAGCCCTTGCAAACCTTGATGTTATTTTACTCGACCATTCCCATTGTGAACGTAAAGCGGCTGGAGTAGCACTGAATTTAATGTTTCGCTACCCATCCTACAGTAAACTGGTGCGTCAGCTGACAGTCATTGCCCGTGAGGAACTAGAACATTTCGAGCAAGTTAACCAGTGGCTAGAAAGACGTAGCATTCCCTTAGGTCCCCTTTCTTCACCACCCTATGGAGCTGGATTGAAAGCTCAGATTCGCCGAAACGAACCACAACGGTTGTTGGATTCTTTACTAGTTGCTGGACTGATCGAGGCTCGTTCTCACGAACGTTTGGGATTACTAGCAACTCACTGTTGTGATCCATCCTTAGCAAAATTTTATCATAGCTTGATGGCATCTGAGGCTCGTCACTATGGTGTTTACTGGGTACTGGCTGATACCTATTTTGAGCGAGTACTGGTAGCTCAGCGGTTGGATGAGTTAGCAGTTAAAGAAAGTGAGTTGCTGGTTACCCTTTACCCAGAACCAAGAATTCATAGTTAG